One stretch of Halobiforma lacisalsi AJ5 DNA includes these proteins:
- a CDS encoding DUF4143 domain-containing protein, whose amino-acid sequence MEFDSESFTSGQILIQRLEEYNPWWERSREASLTGEYSSLQNIFHQTYDDLHQQQRRLIPITGPDGAGKSALLKQLVSAHIDPDFVEKFVRDADRREQAQDHLVPPSNVLYIPLRDDPVFQLQPEDQLRAAVDHFETHVLRRPRSSPHYILLDDLHTIERPNKRGNQDIGRWERLLTDLIAEHDERRIVFTALSRGAVRERFEETDVAEVNEGPLGETRELYPMGFSDFLKMRYRDIELAPSTERFDENAVRKALREAVETGDADRFVAEIEAQNGDAITDSSTVRREIANYCTSGGTLTLRIAGDDVSIDEEQFVDIIRGRDDVDFESHQRELLTDFRNDLLHATTNLGGVKDALGLERFCALTAHEHPTGDVRFDELTDVLDVDRRTLRDKYLRVLSRLHLLSAAQEYDNQRPRKLRFYLRDPGITNAFCRNDLNDVLRREPGLDEALAKAVAFDHTIRLSNELNHPHDPKRGVVKFWAGSKESVDFVFKLNGTPIPMLWSYNRGLDELQRSVDTPEFDALQEFLEGDAWESEQDRVDELLYSSVPDSFAKQRREYVQDEQYAGTLDDGGTSVLDGEPAFGVVLTNARESLDDGISVVDDGAKPIIQIPLWVYLRL is encoded by the coding sequence ATGGAATTTGACTCGGAGTCCTTCACTTCTGGGCAGATTCTCATCCAGCGACTTGAGGAATACAACCCGTGGTGGGAGCGTAGCCGAGAGGCGAGCCTAACGGGGGAATATTCATCGCTCCAGAATATTTTTCACCAGACATACGACGACCTCCATCAGCAGCAACGGCGGTTGATTCCCATTACCGGGCCTGACGGGGCTGGGAAAAGCGCCCTCCTCAAGCAACTAGTCTCTGCGCATATTGATCCGGATTTCGTAGAGAAGTTCGTTCGAGATGCAGATAGGCGTGAACAGGCTCAAGACCACCTCGTACCCCCATCGAACGTTCTGTACATTCCTCTTCGAGATGATCCGGTATTCCAACTTCAGCCGGAAGACCAGCTCCGAGCAGCCGTGGACCACTTCGAGACGCACGTCCTGCGGCGCCCTCGGTCGTCGCCCCACTACATACTGTTAGATGATCTCCATACGATTGAACGTCCGAACAAACGCGGAAATCAAGATATCGGTCGCTGGGAACGTCTTCTTACAGACTTGATTGCTGAGCACGATGAACGCCGGATCGTGTTCACGGCGCTTTCGAGAGGAGCCGTACGGGAACGATTCGAGGAGACCGACGTTGCAGAAGTGAACGAGGGGCCACTCGGGGAGACACGCGAGCTGTATCCCATGGGCTTCTCCGATTTCCTCAAGATGCGATACCGGGATATCGAACTCGCACCATCAACTGAACGATTCGATGAGAACGCAGTTCGAAAGGCGTTGCGAGAGGCTGTCGAAACGGGGGACGCTGACCGATTCGTAGCCGAAATTGAAGCCCAGAACGGCGACGCCATTACTGACTCATCGACAGTCCGGCGGGAGATCGCGAATTACTGTACGAGCGGGGGAACGCTGACGCTCCGGATCGCCGGAGACGACGTCTCGATTGACGAGGAGCAGTTTGTCGACATAATCCGTGGACGAGACGACGTCGATTTCGAATCCCATCAGCGAGAGCTACTCACGGACTTCAGAAACGACCTCCTTCATGCTACGACGAATCTTGGAGGGGTAAAGGACGCGCTCGGCTTGGAGCGGTTTTGTGCCCTCACCGCTCACGAACACCCGACCGGGGATGTACGCTTCGACGAGCTAACCGACGTTCTCGATGTCGATCGCCGAACCCTCCGAGATAAGTATCTCCGTGTACTTTCACGCCTTCACCTGCTATCGGCAGCACAAGAGTACGATAATCAGCGTCCGCGGAAACTCCGATTTTACCTGCGGGATCCAGGAATCACGAACGCGTTCTGTCGGAATGATCTCAATGACGTGCTCCGGCGTGAGCCCGGACTAGACGAGGCACTGGCGAAGGCGGTCGCGTTCGATCACACGATCCGGCTGTCGAACGAACTCAATCATCCACATGATCCGAAACGCGGTGTAGTCAAGTTCTGGGCCGGATCGAAGGAATCCGTCGACTTTGTATTCAAACTGAATGGTACCCCAATTCCAATGCTCTGGTCCTACAATCGAGGTCTCGACGAACTCCAGCGGAGTGTAGATACCCCTGAATTCGATGCGCTTCAGGAGTTCCTTGAGGGGGACGCCTGGGAGAGCGAGCAGGATCGCGTCGATGAACTCTTGTACAGTTCCGTGCCGGACTCATTTGCGAAGCAGCGCCGGGAGTACGTACAGGATGAGCAGTATGCCGGAACACTCGACGATGGCGGAACGTCTGTGCTTGATGGCGAACCAGCGTTTGGCGTGGTACTGACGAACGCTCGAGAATCGCTAGACGATGGAATTTCTGTCGTTGATGACGGAGCCAAACCAATCATTCAGATTCCGCTCTGGGTGTATCTCAGGTTATAG
- a CDS encoding AAA family ATPase, giving the protein MSSEKPRWENYDREEAEKYSGFILGSASTATNFINKSSDPKALRYVVEELTVDRNVSGDNNEVRKALLTSTDTPFEVKQTVAQRNYNLGETLVPDTVKKNALTAIEVGKPIVLYGPTGTGKTYFAKQLALEACIDYSIHTATPTWTPADITGSIQPETDKDGDIKYRRQAGCVSQGIEKANEYQDNWGVIIDEITRADISQVFGPLYTAIEDEDQVIFRNDDGDPLTLTDDVKIICTMNMSDRTVNELDNAITRRFAMIELSRYGDEERASLFDRWIGELGSDVDIDRDKLQELFESHHQGINEGTTTSGEDGIMEFGPMHYEDVTQFLKHACGNGGPYTGEEDVAVGQAFATYIAPRLLNTAALPQINRLASHYETLDNQFEAFDLSPAMNLANQQAEAEEREMGVSAYE; this is encoded by the coding sequence ATGAGTAGCGAGAAGCCTCGATGGGAAAATTATGACCGCGAGGAAGCGGAGAAGTATAGCGGCTTCATACTTGGGTCAGCCTCAACGGCGACAAATTTCATCAATAAATCTTCTGATCCGAAAGCATTGAGATATGTGGTTGAAGAACTCACGGTTGATCGAAACGTTTCTGGTGATAATAATGAGGTCAGGAAAGCATTACTAACCTCGACGGATACACCATTTGAAGTTAAACAGACTGTCGCACAACGGAACTACAACCTGGGTGAGACACTCGTCCCGGATACAGTCAAGAAGAACGCGCTCACAGCTATCGAAGTCGGGAAGCCGATCGTTCTCTACGGCCCGACCGGCACCGGAAAGACATACTTCGCTAAGCAGCTTGCACTGGAGGCGTGCATCGACTACTCTATCCACACTGCGACGCCAACGTGGACGCCTGCAGATATCACCGGTAGCATCCAACCGGAGACGGACAAGGATGGGGATATCAAGTACCGTCGTCAGGCTGGTTGCGTCTCACAGGGCATCGAGAAAGCAAACGAGTATCAAGACAACTGGGGAGTCATTATCGACGAAATCACTCGGGCTGATATCTCCCAGGTGTTCGGTCCGCTGTATACCGCCATCGAGGACGAAGACCAGGTGATATTCCGTAATGACGACGGAGACCCGCTCACGCTCACCGATGACGTCAAGATCATCTGTACAATGAATATGTCGGACCGGACGGTGAACGAGCTCGACAATGCAATCACCCGTCGCTTCGCGATGATAGAACTCAGTCGCTACGGTGACGAGGAACGGGCCTCCCTGTTTGACCGCTGGATCGGAGAACTCGGATCCGATGTGGACATTGATCGCGACAAACTACAGGAACTCTTCGAGAGCCACCACCAAGGGATCAATGAGGGGACAACCACGAGCGGTGAGGACGGAATTATGGAGTTCGGGCCGATGCACTACGAAGACGTCACCCAGTTCCTCAAGCACGCCTGTGGGAACGGTGGACCGTACACAGGTGAAGAAGACGTCGCGGTCGGGCAGGCATTTGCGACCTATATTGCGCCCCGTCTCCTGAACACAGCGGCCTTGCCCCAGATCAATCGCCTTGCGAGTCACTACGAGACGCTCGACAACCAGTTTGAAGCATTCGACCTCAGTCCCGCTATGAACCTCGCGAACCAGCAAGCAGAGGCTGAGGAACGCGAGATGGGCGTCAGCGCCTATGAGTAA
- a CDS encoding DUF1156 domain-containing protein: protein MSDPDANSRDTLPIERGFPIEQVNDLADREGRAKMYYRPLSTMHKWWARRLGSVFRAISLYSLVDDPSAVEIHTADQENLNLSDFGDGDSEDIAAEDLSDLIEAVSLTNPDALWELYPKDIRVDGKTVLDPFMGGGTSLMEAIRFGADVTGVDLNPVAWLISKKELEAHEVDIDELQRAFEDVRTAVADELQSHYKTACPHDEDHVADIVYAFWVRKLDCTSCGETIPLFKDYRVANGRYENDDKYNVYCPECESVFLTDDYRSESICTECGHEFVPANGPVTRGGNYGCSSCGLQYPIVDAIADGQSYTEELYAIEYYCRSCEDEGKERSTYKGYKAATEEDRTKFDRTSEAWHSAEDLKAYVPQGEIPEGAITAASRINGNDVFRHGYETWSDMFNDRQLYCLSTLLSAIDDVDDQTIKEYLLLAFSDSLMFQNNFSIYNISGTKIEGIFRQNTYQPQVEYAENNVWGTRAGRGTFKNTWEKIVNAVEFAHHPTERYLEDGELKETASFENPVGGEYTLHQGDVRDVELESEYDAIITDPPYYDNVVYSEVSDFFYVWQRLLLADEYPCFNPETTPREESIVANPAIDKDGATFERELKQSFSRMGDVLKDDGILAFTYRHSGKESWGMLLESLCDEGFDVTATYPISANLSEFVMGDGLSFSVIVVARPASDRDPISWSALRRQMHRTAQRTREEIREGQTISEGDINVVELGRCFREYSNHHGKVHRDGTVMSASDVVAEIYDIIAGDVSPDEIYLSLLAMKNPTLNDVNRLCRGTQISPNDLQERALFDTADGFTLLRWHDEQRLSYLQAKDPDELSALGQVQLLRYDADDETKLRDGRRELEVTGEMMDVASELADITGDETFRQLLRD, encoded by the coding sequence ATGTCTGACCCGGATGCGAACTCGCGGGATACGCTCCCTATCGAACGGGGATTCCCTATCGAGCAGGTGAACGATCTCGCTGATCGAGAGGGACGCGCCAAGATGTACTATCGGCCGCTGTCCACCATGCACAAGTGGTGGGCCAGACGGCTCGGGAGCGTGTTCAGGGCGATCTCTCTGTACTCGTTAGTCGATGATCCCAGCGCCGTTGAAATCCACACTGCAGATCAGGAAAATCTGAATCTATCCGATTTCGGCGACGGAGATTCAGAAGACATCGCCGCTGAGGATCTCTCTGATCTCATCGAGGCGGTCAGTCTCACTAATCCAGACGCGCTCTGGGAGCTGTATCCGAAAGACATTCGCGTCGACGGGAAAACCGTCCTCGATCCGTTCATGGGTGGCGGAACGAGTCTCATGGAGGCCATCCGCTTTGGGGCTGACGTCACCGGTGTCGACCTGAATCCGGTTGCATGGCTCATCTCCAAGAAGGAACTCGAAGCTCATGAGGTCGATATTGACGAGCTTCAACGGGCCTTCGAGGATGTCAGAACAGCTGTCGCTGACGAACTCCAGTCCCACTACAAGACAGCCTGCCCTCACGATGAAGATCACGTTGCAGACATCGTCTATGCGTTCTGGGTACGGAAACTAGACTGCACGTCCTGTGGGGAGACGATTCCACTATTCAAAGATTACCGTGTCGCAAACGGTCGCTACGAGAATGATGACAAGTACAACGTCTACTGTCCTGAGTGTGAATCGGTCTTCCTGACCGATGATTATCGTAGTGAGTCTATCTGCACCGAGTGCGGACACGAGTTCGTTCCAGCGAACGGCCCAGTGACGCGAGGCGGTAATTACGGTTGTTCGTCGTGTGGCTTGCAGTACCCCATTGTTGACGCGATTGCCGACGGACAATCGTATACTGAAGAGCTCTATGCGATCGAATACTACTGTCGGTCATGTGAGGATGAAGGCAAAGAGCGGTCTACCTACAAGGGTTACAAAGCGGCGACCGAGGAAGACCGTACCAAGTTCGATCGCACCAGCGAGGCGTGGCACTCTGCAGAGGACCTGAAGGCGTATGTCCCACAGGGCGAAATCCCCGAAGGCGCGATCACAGCAGCATCTCGAATAAATGGAAACGATGTCTTCCGCCACGGCTACGAGACGTGGTCGGACATGTTCAATGATCGCCAGCTCTACTGTCTTTCGACGCTGCTCTCTGCAATCGATGACGTCGACGATCAGACTATCAAGGAGTATCTCCTCCTCGCCTTCAGCGATTCCTTGATGTTCCAGAATAACTTTTCCATCTATAATATCTCCGGAACGAAAATCGAGGGGATCTTCAGACAGAACACCTACCAACCCCAGGTTGAGTATGCGGAAAACAACGTCTGGGGAACCAGAGCTGGCCGAGGCACGTTCAAGAATACATGGGAGAAAATCGTCAATGCCGTCGAGTTCGCCCACCATCCGACGGAACGCTACCTCGAGGACGGAGAGCTTAAAGAGACGGCTTCGTTTGAGAACCCAGTCGGAGGCGAGTACACACTCCACCAAGGCGACGTCCGGGACGTCGAGCTCGAATCGGAGTACGACGCTATCATCACTGATCCCCCATACTACGACAATGTCGTCTATTCAGAGGTCTCAGACTTCTTTTACGTCTGGCAACGGCTGCTTCTAGCCGACGAGTATCCCTGCTTCAACCCCGAAACGACGCCTCGCGAAGAGAGTATCGTCGCGAATCCGGCTATCGACAAAGACGGAGCTACCTTCGAGAGGGAGCTCAAGCAGTCGTTCTCGCGGATGGGTGACGTGCTAAAAGACGATGGCATCCTCGCCTTCACGTATCGTCACAGCGGGAAAGAGTCCTGGGGGATGCTCCTAGAATCACTGTGCGACGAAGGATTTGACGTAACTGCGACGTATCCAATTTCGGCCAATCTCAGCGAGTTCGTAATGGGTGACGGGCTCAGCTTCAGCGTGATCGTGGTCGCACGACCTGCGTCGGATCGCGACCCGATCAGTTGGTCTGCACTCCGACGGCAGATGCACAGGACTGCTCAACGGACACGGGAGGAGATTCGGGAAGGACAAACCATCTCCGAAGGCGATATCAACGTCGTCGAACTTGGACGGTGTTTCCGTGAGTATTCAAACCATCACGGAAAGGTCCACCGCGACGGAACGGTCATGTCCGCTAGTGATGTTGTCGCCGAGATCTATGACATCATCGCCGGTGACGTTTCTCCCGACGAAATCTATCTGAGTCTCTTAGCAATGAAGAACCCCACACTTAACGATGTGAACCGCCTGTGCAGAGGAACACAGATTAGCCCAAATGACCTCCAGGAACGGGCGCTTTTCGACACCGCAGACGGCTTCACGCTGTTACGATGGCACGATGAGCAACGGCTTTCCTACCTCCAAGCTAAGGACCCTGACGAACTCTCTGCTCTTGGACAAGTACAGCTCCTCAGATACGACGCTGATGACGAAACCAAACTGAGGGATGGTCGCCGTGAACTGGAGGTTACTGGCGAAATGATGGACGTTGCATCTGAACTTGCGGACATCACTGGGGACGAGACGTTCCGTCAGCTCCTCAGAGACTAA